The Pseudoliparis swirei isolate HS2019 ecotype Mariana Trench chromosome 19, NWPU_hadal_v1, whole genome shotgun sequence genomic sequence TCCAGCAAAGAGAATGTACCACTAGCAATTGTGATGCTTTTGTTCTCTAAAATGATTAATTTGCATTCACATATTTGCACTGGGTCGCGGTCAGACTTGTGGGGGAAGAAGACAAGGCGGCGGATTTCATCAAGAGGGCACATGTTATTATGAATATGCTGATAAATCAACCCAATTGTAAGCATAATGTCTTCCGTTTTAGTTGTTGGTCGGTGAAAAGGAATTAAAAACTCTGGGCAGATGAAGTCTCATGTTCCCCGCTTACAATATTTTCTCAGATTTTCACAGACAACAATAAGCATTGTGTTTATATGTCCAACACCTGAAATGTAATGTGTCTCTTACCTCTCAGATGTACTCAAAGCTGGGCCTAGCACAGGACTACAAAGATAGGCTCATCTATCTGTCTCTGGATGGGAGAGATGTTTCCAACATCGAGATTGGAGAGGATTTGAGCATCAACAGTGGCAATTAAACCAACAATAGTTTCGCAATGGTCTCATCTTCGGCCTCAGGTCTTCATTCTCTGGTGTGTTGGCGCTATGAATTGTGGGGGAGAGGTTAATTAAAAGTGAAAGTGCACCGTAAGGTTAGCAGCCCTATGGCACTCGTGAACGCCTCTACGGACATATTACATGCTTAACGGTTGGACCTTCacatcagcagctgcagcaTCATCTTCAGCATCGCCATTAATAAGCAggtggagagatgaagagacagCCACTCAAAGTGCATTTGTATATCTTTATGTGAGGATATAGAATCAGTCTATAATTGAATCAGCGTTGTACAAAGACAAAGGGGTGGACTTGTGTATTGATTGTTTCATTTCACGAGACAAGACAGTTAAGTTACAGTCatacaaaatattttatttacaacCAACTTCATCCCCTTACTGTTACCGTACGTCACGTTTCcatcagaaaaaaaagataaatcttATTTGGGCCGGTGAGAGATATTATGACTTTGGACCCCAATTGCAGGCGCTATACGTCACATGTGTAAGCAGATGAATCAACACAAGCTTGGGAGTATAAAGGAgtacatcatgtatttataaAGTGCAATACGGGACCAGGAGTTGGTTGAAGGGGATGATGGATTgattcacattttatttattaatcttcAGGCTATATGAGTCCCTAATTTGACTGAGTTATACTGCTATTTTTCCACCTGCATCTCCCCATGGTCCGAAGAGCTATCCTTTTGGCATAGTGCTGTGGGCCTTGAAGTGGAACATATGGGCAACATTTACTCTAACAAGGCCCTGACAATAATAGTTTAGATTTATTTAAGCCTTCCGATGTGTCCAAGTCAAATTATAAAAGGCAGCAACTGTATGAGTCCAGTATACGTGCAGCAGCAGGGGTGACCAGTCAGTCCTTAAACCCCCACAGGAGTCTCACTACAGACCCATGCAGTCACAGAGATGTGTCCTGGTGGGGGTCTTACTTGTAGGAGGTCCGGGCCTCTCTCAGTGACCTATCATATGGCATGGACGCGAAGAAAGAGTTCCGGAGCTGGCAGTTGATGAAGAACACAATGAGCAGCACCAACAGGAAGAGCAGAAGGCACATGACTATGTAGGTGGTCAGGTCCGGTTTGTGGAGCTCGCCATCCCGGAGccctcccccccctcgccccgtGGTGGGTCTCAGAAGAGCGCCGACGCTCACCGACCCGCcgtgtgaggcgttcagggaggagggggcgtgCGTGGAGGACTGGGCCATGAGCACCAGGTCGAAGTCTGGGGTGTCGGTGGAGTTGAGGAGGAGCTGCCTCAGCATGGCGCCCCGCGTGCTCACCGGCTGCGTCGGTCGACTAGAGGATGAAAAGACAAGCAGGTGATAGGCTACTGACCCCGCGTCTGTTCGGTCTGTGTTTGTCCTCTGCTGCACCGACCAAGAAGAATCAGTAGCAATTCCTGTGTGATAAAGAAACCCAGTCATCATTGCACTCAGAATACCTAAATGTCTGACAAGGTCACCGATGAACTTACAGTGACACTGATAACACAATCCGCACAAATCAGGTCACATAAGTGATCTTGAAAACACCATAAAGTAGTTCAGAATATAGCATACAAACAACACCTCACTAAATAGCGTGGGGAACAACTTACTTTGGTTTGCGCTGCGAAGAGTTCCGCAGGTGAGttggaaaaaacaaaatcccGTCTCGTTCCACTCCAGCGCCGTGAAGGAGCGGTAGGTGTTCAGCTTCAGATCATGTGTCGCTGAGTGCACAGAGCGTCTCCCCTCACATTAATCACAGCTAATCAAACCACATGCCGGCGCGGATCAGGGTCCTGTTGAAAGAGCACAATCACCAGTTCCACTGCTTGGCGTATATATCCAAACAGTCCTGCCACGCGCGTGGTTGAGCACCAACTGCGAGAGGCTACCGGACAGATGTTCTGAGGATCGGGTCTGCCAGAGGTGGTGAAGTACAACGGCGATCTCCGGTGCGCATCTTGCGCTTCTTGGTGCGCAGATAAACAGGATCTCCTTTGCTTGTGCGCACAGGGCGCAGAGAACGGACACGCGTCTCCAACCCGTCGTCCGTTCTTTTATCCGGATCAGCGTCGACACGTGTCGGACAGATGCTACCGACGGAATGCCCAGACGGGATTATCGATCCAGTATGACTAACATTTGACGAAAGGAGGGATTAATGAAGGACGACACGCAGCAGCACACTGGGTCGTGAACAGCTTCCCATCTTCCTGCGTATTCTATGACAGTATAGGACAAAGccagagagggggaaaggaggCACGTCACCAGACAGGGGTGTGCTACTGTAAAGAGAGAGTCACTCAACACAAGTcccatatatctatctatctatctatctatctatctatctatctacctatctctatctatctatctatctatttattttcaaaGCGATGAGAGAAAATTGAGACTGTCCGTTTCTCGGTTAGTGTGGGGAATGTCTCACACTGGGGTGAGAGGAAAAGGGTGTGAGattggtgagtgtgtgtaaaaATTCATCGGGGGGGGGTGATTACATTTTAGAAAAGATCTACCAGGAGGTCTTTTGTCTGAGTCTTTGTATACCAGATTTAAAGGGCATGACAACTGCTTTACATCTCACCTGaccttgtgtgtttgtttagaacccagtgtgtgtgtgtgtgtgtgtgtgtgtgtgtgtgtgtgtgtgtgtgtgtgtgtgtgtgtgtgtgtgtgtgtgtgtgtgtgtgtgtgtgtgtgtgtgtgtgtgtgtgtgtgtgtgtgtgtgtgtgtgtgtgtgtgtgtgtgtgctctctgtgAAACTGATTAGACATGAACACTTATAAGAAGGTGCTCGGGGTGGAGATGGGAAGCCAGTTTGCTCGCATGCGATGCTTTGGACATGATCATGCATACAAAGAGCCAGACCTTAAAAGCTCTGCCGACCTGTTTCATATTCATCTGCACCTGCTCTGTCACAATAGAATAGCTGGCAGGCAGAGAGCAAGTACATAGggacagatacacaaacacacacacacacacacacacacacacacagcatcaaaACATATCGAAACCATCCCCAACTTGGAAACTCATATGGtgccatttatgttttaacggtacatggtcccttttaaataaagatcacATCAACAAAAAAGACAGACAATACAAAGTTTGAGGAACGCTTCTACAAATAACAGACAACAAGCTGCCGGGGTCCTGGTGTCCCACATGAGCTCGATTCAACAAGAAAGAGGATAACAGTGGCCCAGACTTCGGTGGAATGTACACGTCACACGGGGACTCTAAATACAGCCATGATCCTTGTTTACACATGTGGAGGAACAGCAGCTCTGTGACGGCTGAGGAGATCATGGCTTCTTATTGCTTTGTGGAAGTTGCACTCATTTGTTGCTTTGCTATACGAGCTTGCTGCTatcctcatccacacacacacacacacacacatacacacacaggcacgcttCGAGTAGTGCGCTTGATTGGTCCAAAGTCCACTGCGATGTTGCCGACAGACCTATAACTCACCGACAGCATCATGTGATTTGGTTAATgatgaaagggagagagaaggttgTGGTATGCCGTGACGTATATGTCGATTGATGCCTTGCTCTGTGACTAATTGGAGTCATCATCGTTGCTCATTAGCGTTCCCTGTGACAAAAGGATTTTGATTAGAAATGGTGATTTCTAATTATCTACCACTATATACGTGAATAAGGGTCCTCCTCCCCACTGTCAGACATCATGTCAGACTGAACCACCACCTGTCAGCTGCGCAGCGTCTGTGTAGCTGCACTCCGATGGGAACACAACAGACTCTGCACACCACCGGCTATCTTTCCCTCTCTAATTCCCtcatgtctctgctgtgtggtccgtctatctctctctttctccacccctctttcttctcttgctGTTTCTTAATCCTTTTAATCCAtacaaaaaggagagaaaaaataagACTCATCCATGAAGCACTGTAAGCTTAAAATGTAGATAAACAAGTAAGCTAAAAGTTGTGGGATGTGTTTTTCTGAGCTTGATAATGTTAATTTTacaggatgaaaaaaaaaagagagatggcGAAGAGCTTAAAAGAGGCTTAATGTTTCTGCCGAAAAGACGTAACCAAAGCAAATGGAAGGCCTGCGAGTCAACACGGATCATGTGTGTGTCGCCTACACACGCCCACCACTTTTTGTCTCTCATTTCCACGCACACACTGATTAAACACACAATGACATACACCCCTCTCTACTGTCAGCTGACTGGAGACTCGGGTCTGCTTAGGGGTTGTTAATTCATTACTCTTTTGTTTATTCTCCATTATTTCCCGGAGGTAAAAGGATCAATGCCTTAACATGCAGTTCAACAGCTTTACGTTTTAGTTCCATCCAATCATGCCGAGTCAAGTGAGGTGAAAGTAAAGAGCACAAACACAAGCTGAGGCACTCTGCACTCACAGCAGTGCGCCCCTCAGCCATTGTTGCTAATCCCTTTGAGACAACATTTCTTGACTCCAAACCAAGTTTATTTGATGTTTTTCTTCATGAAAGAGTAATATTGTTTGTGTGGCTTTGCTCAGCGTGAGCTCCACCGTGCACTGGAGTCCTTCACTGCACTGGCAGGAGTCCAACAGCCACCCAGACATACTACAGTTATCCATCTCTCTGCTTCCCACTGGCATACTGGCTCATAAAAACAAAGCTCAACAAATATTAATGAAGaatatttctaaataataaaaccatCGCCTCTTGCTTACAATGACCGATGAATGCAAAAAGACACAGACGTACACATTCAGTAGCATCTGATAACAGTGATACGGACACTCgccagacaaaaacacacaaaagccaGCGAGAGGCAGATTACGAGACCGCTGGGGTGCAAACTCCTGCTTGTGCGCACACAATAATGCACGAGGCATTTGACATGCACAAACCACAAGCcatctcacagacacacaaacacgtacatAAGCAGAGACACATGCAGATGGAGTCACACTTAAATGCACTACACTCCTACACAAGCTAACACATGCCCCaatcaattaaaacacacacacacacacacacacacacacacacacatagatcacacacaacacagacaataTGATCACTAATGGCTACACAAGCAGCTGGGATTCCTTTATCTCTTTTGTCAATACAATTCCATTTTCTGTCTCAACGATTTCTAACTTGAATCTTCAACAAAATGTTCCACGCAaatgtctccctctctttttctgtaATTGTCTTCATTTTTTTGAACCCTCTCCTCTTTAACCTCCTTGGAAAAATCAGGCGGCAAAATAGGATTTCTCCCTGCCAGCGTATCAAACGCCCCTTTGGCGAAAATCAGACACTCTACAATTAGTCAGTTGATTATCTCGCCAGAACACCAAACGCTGCTCATCATCTCAGGGAGAGGCATTCGCCTCCTCTCCAAGTCAAAATTACAAATGGATACTCAAAATGAGCAGGAGCTCGTGCcaccactgaaacacacacacacacacacacacacacacacacacacacacacacacacacacacacatatatagagaaCTTCCACcttttatattatacatacatggTAAATATGTACATTACATTCATTTAAATCATGTTTGCGTGAGTATGTTatcacaaataaaatgaaataaactaTTTTCCTCCAAAGTCGACAGTAAAATGAGTAtatagttcaaataaaataGTTTGCTCATTTATATTCTTATCTATACTCTAATTTATTGTAGTCTATTTTACTATCAGCTCGATAGCAAACAAAGCAGACTCAGTACAGGCCACCTGCGTCTTTCAGAGTGGGATCTTCAAGACAGTAAACAAACCACAAACGAAGAGCAGAGaagcttctctctccttcttttccttctgcattttaaatgtgaatCATTTCAGGGATTTTGTGTTCTAGATCGTTGAAGGAGGTCTTGGTTGGGAAGGGATGGGTGTGGGGGGAAGTAAATTGGTGCTTGTTTGAGTGTGGGGAGGGTCTCTGGTCCAGTAGCCACAGAGCAGAGACTCAGCCCAGATGCCCCAAGAGGACAGCAGGAGGTGTGTAGTGGaagagtgggggaggggagtaAGGAGGGACGCTAAAAAGATCAAGTGGGAAATTACAGAAGCAGTGTTCCCTGTAAGACAGAGTGAAATTCTGCTGCTCGTCGTTTGAGcctggatgaggagaggagggggagggaaagTGACAGAAAGAAGATCATTACCCAGCAGCATCTGGTCTCCAAGGTCACCAAGGTCATGGCTACCTGTGAGTCCAGCGAAaccagggagaggaggaagaagagccaAACAGACACGAGGAATGTAAAAAATTCAAATGGACAGAAACAGCGACAGGACAGAGAAAAAACAGAAAGTGACAGGGCAGAAAATAGATGCTGAGACGGAcagaaacaaattaaaagggagagagggcgagaaagGGT encodes the following:
- the LOC130209951 gene encoding small integral membrane protein 32-like, with the translated sequence MLRQLLLNSTDTPDFDLVLMAQSSTHAPSSLNASHGGSVSVGALLRPTTGRGGGGLRDGELHKPDLTTYIVMCLLLFLLVLLIVFFINCQLRNSFFASMPYDRSLREARTSYK